A region from the Candidatus Gracilibacteria bacterium genome encodes:
- a CDS encoding M23 family metallopeptidase has protein sequence MSKLDQAPLPGKIDVPAAPTENVDFLNVKKEQEKEKVSLDDLHERRSVGAKAETRNEFKKLRKEAPVTVNALLKNGELKMEVINEKISTLSVDVLYRLEDKCPGSLLEIFATQTGDTFVFNFKGNMEASGTLGLNLFFKNQPEVRDLKVTASPERGNKVENGVRQGFKGNFMEGQNYVEVLDGYTVEVTKRLDKNTEEYKGLEQAHANAMGAYENRNDPQFKSFMRMVRGNHYEDIPTDHIEKGETQAEKLLYRVIEASANAGVDPHLTMSLLKAENGDNGRFFGVMKGEAEGFEAQLDWAIKLIQEYESRYVALGKQARDGNGRYTVGFLAYFSEIYSPKEGNPHHFKNLCKNYFAYRGEAMPSKTELEQAKEGYDSARSFYLPYKRETPQMNIPPKRVWEALKDNSFNNEVLQKMVPGWRGKTLKGGSRFGYRNHPVLKRWKLHTGLDVAAPRGTDCRPWKAGVVEFAGNKKNGYGNMVIINHGNGVKTYYAHFKEIPAGIVRGASVTPDTKVGIIGSTGMSTGPHLHFEIRIDGTPIDPFLTKKDLFPPTTTPSSTTESMPGG, from the coding sequence ATGTCTAAGCTTGATCAAGCTCCTTTACCGGGAAAAATCGATGTCCCAGCGGCTCCGACGGAAAACGTCGATTTTCTTAATGTAAAAAAAGAACAAGAAAAAGAGAAAGTGTCTCTTGATGATCTTCACGAGCGCCGTAGTGTTGGGGCTAAGGCTGAAACTCGAAATGAATTTAAAAAATTGCGTAAAGAGGCGCCTGTCACTGTTAACGCTCTTTTAAAGAATGGCGAACTCAAGATGGAGGTTATTAATGAAAAAATTTCTACCCTTTCGGTGGATGTTCTTTATCGTTTGGAAGATAAGTGCCCGGGGAGTTTGTTGGAAATTTTTGCCACCCAAACCGGAGATACTTTTGTTTTTAATTTTAAGGGCAATATGGAGGCGAGTGGGACTTTGGGGTTGAATTTATTTTTCAAGAATCAACCCGAGGTTCGCGATCTTAAAGTAACCGCTTCCCCCGAGCGCGGAAATAAAGTTGAAAATGGAGTTCGCCAAGGATTTAAGGGAAATTTTATGGAGGGGCAAAACTATGTGGAGGTTTTGGATGGTTATACCGTGGAAGTGACTAAGCGCCTCGATAAAAACACGGAAGAATATAAAGGGTTAGAACAAGCCCATGCAAACGCCATGGGGGCTTACGAAAACCGTAATGATCCTCAATTTAAGTCTTTCATGAGAATGGTTAGAGGAAATCACTATGAAGACATTCCTACTGATCATATTGAAAAAGGGGAAACCCAAGCGGAAAAATTACTTTATCGTGTGATCGAAGCCTCGGCCAATGCAGGGGTAGATCCTCATTTGACCATGTCCTTATTGAAAGCTGAAAACGGAGACAATGGACGATTTTTCGGGGTGATGAAAGGGGAGGCTGAAGGGTTTGAAGCGCAGCTTGATTGGGCCATTAAATTGATCCAAGAATATGAATCACGCTATGTTGCGTTAGGCAAACAAGCCCGAGATGGAAATGGTCGTTATACGGTTGGGTTCTTGGCGTATTTTTCTGAAATTTATTCTCCGAAAGAAGGAAACCCACATCATTTTAAAAATTTATGTAAAAATTATTTTGCTTATCGAGGCGAAGCCATGCCTTCAAAAACTGAATTGGAACAAGCCAAAGAAGGTTATGACTCGGCTCGTTCCTTTTATTTGCCCTACAAGAGAGAAACTCCTCAAATGAATATCCCGCCCAAGAGGGTATGGGAGGCGTTAAAAGATAATTCTTTTAATAATGAAGTTTTACAGAAAATGGTCCCGGGCTGGAGAGGAAAAACTCTCAAGGGAGGTTCTCGTTTCGGCTATCGTAATCATCCTGTTTTGAAACGATGGAAATTGCACACCGGGCTTGATGTTGCAGCTCCGCGCGGAACGGATTGTCGCCCTTGGAAAGCAGGTGTCGTTGAATTCGCCGGCAACAAAAAAAACGGGTATGGAAATATGGTGATCATCAATCATGGCAATGGAGTAAAAACTTATTATGCTCATTTTAAAGAAATTCCTGCGGGGATTGTGCGCGGTGCTTCGGTCACACCGGATACCAAAGTGGGAATCATTGGGAGTACGGGGATGTCCACCGGCCCGCATCTTCACTTTGAAATTCGTATTGATGGCACGCCGATTGACCCGTTTTTGACAAAAAAAGATCTTTTCCCTCCCACCACAACGCCTTCTTCTACCACTGAAAGTATGCCGGGTTGATAA
- a CDS encoding C39 family peptidase, translating into MISRLKLWALYASLMLIFSSCGPNETDYKSAVPITDSTTFTSHSGETEIVATPETSSSVVESSTDLPAEINLNVLFYSQAPTSDWGMPYQEACEEASLLLAYYYATDQHDVTRDEFHQDLLAMVDFETNYFGQYQHTTIAQTAEMATVYLNFTNYEIVDNPTVDQLKEFLAAGDVIVAPFAGRYLGNPYFTGKGPIYHNLVIRGYDETHFITNDVGTRHGENFIYEYDVLLNALHDWHDSASYEDDGILRGAKRVMVVKPTPITSQ; encoded by the coding sequence ATGATTTCTCGTTTAAAATTATGGGCGTTATACGCGAGCTTGATGTTGATCTTTTCGTCCTGCGGCCCGAATGAAACCGACTACAAAAGTGCTGTTCCGATCACGGATTCCACCACTTTTACATCCCATTCCGGGGAAACTGAAATCGTTGCCACGCCGGAAACTTCCAGCTCTGTCGTTGAGTCTTCGACCGACCTCCCCGCCGAGATCAATTTGAATGTTTTATTCTATTCTCAAGCGCCGACCAGTGATTGGGGCATGCCGTACCAGGAGGCGTGCGAGGAGGCGAGTCTTTTGTTGGCGTATTATTACGCGACGGATCAACATGATGTGACGCGCGATGAATTTCACCAAGATTTATTGGCCATGGTTGATTTTGAAACGAATTATTTTGGCCAATATCAGCACACCACGATTGCGCAAACCGCGGAAATGGCTACGGTTTATTTGAATTTTACGAATTATGAAATCGTTGATAATCCAACGGTGGACCAATTGAAAGAATTTTTGGCAGCCGGAGACGTGATTGTTGCACCTTTTGCAGGTCGTTATTTGGGAAATCCGTATTTCACGGGAAAGGGACCGATTTATCATAATCTGGTGATTCGCGGATACGACGAAACACACTTCATCACCAATGATGTGGGCACGCGGCATGGTGAAAATTTTATTTATGAATACGACGTGCTTTTAAATGCGCTTCATGATTGGCACGACAGCGCTTCGTATGAGGATGATGGGATTTTGAGGGGAGCGAAAAGGGTAATGGTGGTCAAACCGACCCCAATTACATCCCAGTAG
- a CDS encoding class I SAM-dependent methyltransferase: MSSIHFLIESSLIRLAPYLKQNRLEAYRLYNHTDRNFPVAIDIYKDNAVIHVFDTIRLELLKEMEENLKTLLNIQDFFYKDRTKKNIALPKSSPQKEITVQEYGHSFSINLSDYLDTGLFLDHRETRQWIASKSQNKVVLNTFAYTGSFTIYAAQAGATKTYSVDLSKTYCEWIKKNLALNHLAPEKNWVYKMDTLEFFTYAKKKNLLFDIIIIDPPTFSKNKGENFSVQKDHPTLINAALDLLNPDGFILFSNNYREFMMDTKKLKPCTIKKETGMIPLDFNGTPPHHCFVIEARGRGKFLGAFLRKRTRESGSECPTPMRIKILPSRLPLMLLGCNWGRFDHHYPFRSPQNPIILIRSAVVPIMKRI; the protein is encoded by the coding sequence TTCATTTTCTCATAGAATCCTCCCTGATTCGCCTCGCGCCTTACCTCAAGCAAAACCGCCTCGAAGCCTATCGTCTTTACAACCACACGGACCGCAATTTTCCTGTGGCCATTGATATTTATAAAGACAATGCCGTGATTCATGTGTTCGACACCATTCGACTCGAATTATTGAAAGAAATGGAGGAAAATTTAAAAACCCTTCTGAATATTCAAGATTTTTTTTACAAAGATCGCACAAAGAAAAACATCGCTCTTCCAAAATCCTCTCCGCAAAAAGAAATCACGGTTCAAGAATATGGGCATTCTTTTTCAATCAATTTATCGGATTATTTGGACACCGGACTTTTCTTGGATCATCGCGAAACGCGCCAATGGATCGCTTCAAAAAGCCAAAATAAGGTCGTGCTTAACACCTTTGCCTACACCGGCTCTTTTACGATTTATGCGGCTCAAGCCGGGGCAACAAAAACTTACAGCGTCGATCTTTCAAAAACCTATTGTGAATGGATTAAAAAAAACCTCGCGCTCAACCATCTCGCCCCTGAGAAAAATTGGGTTTATAAAATGGACACTCTTGAATTTTTCACGTACGCAAAAAAGAAAAATTTATTGTTCGACATCATCATCATCGATCCGCCGACGTTCAGTAAAAATAAAGGGGAGAATTTCTCGGTGCAAAAAGACCACCCGACTCTTATCAACGCCGCCCTCGACCTCCTCAATCCAGATGGATTTATTTTGTTTTCAAACAATTATCGCGAATTCATGATGGATACGAAAAAACTCAAGCCATGCACGATCAAAAAAGAGACAGGAATGATCCCGCTGGATTTTAATGGAACGCCTCCACATCATTGCTTTGTTATTGAGGCAAGAGGGAGAGGAAAATTTTTGTGAGCATTTTTAAGGAAGAGGACACGAGAATCATGATCCGAGTGTCCGACTCCCATGCGAATAAAAATTCTTCCTTCCCGATTGCCTTTGATGCTACTGGGATGTAATTGGGGTCGGTTTGACCACCATTACCCTTTTCGCTCCCCTCAAAATCCCATCATCCTCATACGAAGCGCTGTCGTGCCAATCATGAAGCGCATTTAA